The Mercenaria mercenaria strain notata chromosome 6, MADL_Memer_1, whole genome shotgun sequence genome contains the following window.
GACAGGTTTCTTCAAATCACTGACAACTGTTCTTCTGTCCAATCTATGCCTGAAAAATAAACATTGCTTTTTTCACTAAACTTATGTCAATTTAAAAAGCGATGGTTTTGGTTTTTCAAATCTTTAATTCCACCAACCCAAATTTTATGACGagccgcaccattagaaaacccaaaatagtgcatttgcggccagcatggatccatactaAAACCGGCAAAACTGGGGCAGTCTGAACCGGAACCAAGCTGTTTGCTAATTTTTTTCTCTAATTTCCCAAAaaactttgaaagcgaacagcatggatcccccGAAATAACGCGCAAATGCAACAAAGTTGTTTCCTCATGGGCGGCTCATTTCAGGTTACTTTCATTTTTCAAGACATGACAACTTTTTCCACttgaaaaaaaaggggaaaaaaaagagtttttgaAAAAAGTCAAATTTTCTTGCCCGGTTTTACCCTCAtcccaaaattttttattaatccaaaaaaaaatttccattcAAGAAACAAAAGCCATTGAAGTTCCATTTCCAAGaagcatttgattttttacctcAAATTTTGCAACCATATATCTTTTTAAATCTGAATACAATAAAAACATAGATATTGGGGTTGGGGATCTCCAGGGCAAAAGGGGTTTATTTTTTGGCAATTATTTGCCCTTTTCATGTTGCAATGAcaacatttgtatttttgtagggttttcCCCAAAGGGGAAATCTCAAAGGGAATGCTAGAACAATGCCAAAAAACCTTTCTTTCCAGAAAACAATATCTTTTAAAGACCGACGATCATTCTAAGGATTGCTTTGCTAAGTTTTCTCTTATAAAgctaaataaatattgtattatttttcCAGCTTCAATGGCAAAGGAAGAAGAAACCATGTGCCCCTTAAGACATTATTTTAGTAACACGCAGATATTTACATAGATTCACAAACCTTTCTGGTACAAGCACGCATCTACACAGACTCACAAAAATTTCTGGTACAAGCAGGCATCTACACAGACCCACAAACCTTTCTTTCACAAACATACATCTACACAGACCCACAAACCTTTCTTTCACAAGCATCATCCACACAGACCCCCCCCAAAACCTTTTCTTTTACAAGCAAAGCACTACACAGACCCAAAAAACCTTTTTTCACAAGCAAACTACACAGAccccaaaaccctttttttcacAAGCATGCATCTACAAAAACCCACAAACCTTTCTTTCACAACATGCCCTCTACACAGACCCCCAAACACTACACAGAAACCCCCAACCTTTCTTTTACAAAAAACATCACACAGACCCAAAAAAcctttcttttaaaaactgacaCAGGGCccccaaaaaccctttttttcacAAGCAGGCATCTACACAGGCCCCCAAACCTTTTTTTCACGCAGGCAAACTACACAGGCCCCAAATccctttttttcacaaaacaagcAAACTACAAAAGGCccacaaaaacctttttttcacaaGCAGGCATCTACAACCCGAGCCACAAACctttctttcaaaaagcaggCATCTACACAGACCCACAAACCTTTCTTTCACAAGCATGCATCTACACAGACTCACAAACCTTTCTTTCACAAGCAGGCATCTACACAGACCCAAAAACCTTTCTTTCACAAGCAGGCATCTACACAGACCCACATACCTTTCTTTCACAAGCAGAGACCTACACAGACCCACAAACCTTTCTTTCACAAGCAGGATTTACACGGAACCCCCAACCTTTTTTTTTCCCGCATACATCAAAAACAACCCCACAAACCCCCTTTTTTCCCCCAAGCGGCAATCTACACAACCCAAACCTTTCTTTCACAATAACATCACACAGACCCAAAAAACCTTTCTTTCACAAGCAGGCATCTAAAAACAGACccacaaacctttttttttcacaagaagGGATCTACACAGacccaaaaaaaaaccttttctttCCCCAACAAGCATCTACACAACCCAAAAACCTTTCTTTTACAAGCATGCATCTACAAAAGAACCCCCAAACCTTTTTTTCACAAGCAGGCAACTACACAGACCcccaaaaactttttttccaagCGGCATCTAAAACAACCCCAAACCTTTCTTTCCCCAAGCATGCATCTACACAACCCACAAACCTTTTTTCCACAAGCAGGGATTTAAAAACCCACAAACCTTTTTTTTCACAAGCAGGGGAAACTACACAGACCCACAAACCCTTTTTTTACAAGCCTGCCCTCTACACAGACCcacaaaaaccctttttttcacaaaacaaggGATCTACACAGACCCACCAAAACCCTTTCTTTCCCCCAATCAGGCATCTACAAAAGACCCACCAAAACCCAAATTTCACAAACAGGCAAACTACACAAAACCCCCAAAACCTTTCTTTCACAAGCATGCATCTACAAAAGCCCCacaaaaccctttttttcaaaaaacatccCCTCTTTCACAGCCCCACAAACCTTTTTTTCACCAACATGCATCCCACACAGACCCCCAAACCTTTCATTTACAAGCATGCATCTACACCAACCCCCCAAACCCCCAAGCAGGGATCTACCAGACCCCACAAACCTTTCTTTCACAAGCAGGGAACAAAACCGAAACCAAAAAACCTTTCTTCCTTTAAAAAATTCTGGTACCAAACAACACTAAAGGGAAAAgcaacccaaaaatttttttttaagcaaGCAGGACAGctttttaacatgaaaaaaatttaTACTACAACAGGTATAAGTGAAATCACTGACAATTTCAAACTTTtgttaaacaaaactttttttagaTTGGGTACTTTCAATCTATCAAAACAACCCTTGACAAAGGGGAGGGAAAAACAAAACTGGGGAAAGGATGAACCAAACCCCTAAAATTTCACGTTCCCCTCCTCACACTTTTCCCCCCatagaaaaaactttttattcCCTTTTTCCTTTAAAGATCCATATGATTTTATTGACATTTGTTCCCGCAAGCATGATCTACTTAAAAGAAAACTgtcaaataattcaaattttccCGGGgataaaaattttttagtttttaggcccccaaaaaaaatattttctgcctGGATTTCTTCTTTTTAAGATTAAATGACTGGGATTATTtctttgttgggatttaatttctgGGTCTTCCCAACCCAAAAATAAAACCCCTGAAAaaattgcccccccccccaccctatGAATAATAATGACTTCTCAGTATTATCAGCACAACTGACAAGAATAAAAATACAGCTGGCATAATTCTGTGGGCTCATTAAAGGAAATGCTAACTGACAGTAATTACAGACTATTAGTGTTTAATGATTGTGAGTTAGGCTTGCTAAGAACCTTTGTGCAATAAAGTATGAGAAATGTTTGAGTGCTTTACATGTTTTgtgacaacaaacaaaaaaaaaaaaaaaaaaaaaaaaaaacagacccgGGGTAAATCAAAAATGTCCCcaaaccactgtgtggtgggagaccaAAATTTTTTTGCTCCCGTAAACAAACGTTCTACTGTTTTGGTTCAATGTGcctttaactttttttaaaccaaatgcctttaaaaaaacaacagggcatctgtttttatcataatcaacctccctattaaaacTTCATGATCCAGGGCCAAGCATTCCAATTAAATGTCCGGTCAATGGACCTTACCTTTAGTCTACTGACCCAAAATCTAAAAGGGGTCATCAaatggtcatgattaacctctctatcaacttttgGGGGGGTCATTGGGCCCCAAACTTTTTCAAGGGATTGtccagaaaaattttaaaatgttccgTGTCAATGTAAACCCGAACTTTGACCTAATTAAACCCAAAAAGGGGCCTtttctggtcatgaccaacctccctataaaatTTTTCCCGATCCCAAGGGGGCCCCAAACAATTTTTGAGTTTTCAGCCTGAAAAATGTTTTACCCGTTTGtggcaccttgacctttgactttttttgatccaaatcaataggggtttaTCTGCTGGTGATGGCCAAAACCCTTTCcccaatttaaattttacaatcccccggcccaagcattcttgagttaacATCGGGAAAACCCTTTAACGTTTAAAACCTGTGCCCTTTAACTTTGaccaaaaaacctttaaataggGGTCATCGCTGGGCATGACCAACCCCCCTAAAAAATTTTCCCcgggtcctaggcccaagcaatttTTGAgtttatcatcctgaaaccgtttaaatgtttgtGGGGACCTTTAAATTTGACTTTTTTGATCTCAAAAACCCTAGGGGCCCCCTGCTGGGGATGACAAAAACTCCCCAAACccaaaaatttaagatcctaggGCCCAAAACGCTCTTTTAATTTTCATCTGGGAAAAGGGTTGGTCACCCTGCAAACCGCCGACCgacttttgcaaaacaaaaaaacatcccTTCTTTGAAGTGGGggcatttatttttcattcacaAAATTCCCGGATAGGCCCGGTGACCATAATCTACCCCCAAAACACTTAGACccgttttaaaaatgttttagattaaaataaacagaacggGCCCCTTATGCCTAACTGTTTTATTTAAACTGATACAAAAAATCTAACGACAATCCCCAGgaaaatttcttgttaaaaaatacaatttctttgtgttagttaaatgcccttttttaacagttaaatttagtttttttttccggggagcagttttaaaataaaaccccTTTTCCCGGATTCTTTAAACCCGTACAAAAACCCGTTCTTTTGCAAGTTTAAATGTCAAAATTCCCCCCcattaaaaaattcaagaaaacaagaacttttttttttgggctgtttaaaacttaaagcaaacCAACACGCCCCCTTTGTgcaacaagaatatttttaagaCACAAATTCCCCTCCACCATCTTCATGGgaacactgttttaaaacttgaaacaaacCGTTCAGCAGTAAAAGAGGACGTGCCCCAAAAAATTTAacctttaaattaaataaaaaaaacaaggaactATTTTCTTGGGCTTATTTTAAACCCCctaatacttttaaaaaaggaCACCAAAACGAAGGAGTGTCTTTTGGGTTTGGGGTGAGGAAAGGGCAACCCCGGCCTCCTTCACTCAAAGCCAACCCCTCTACCCCcaaacccctttaaaatttttgaatggtaaaaaaaaatctcGCTCAATCTTCCTGAAGCAAGGCAAACTTACCTGGGATTAAATGGAAAAGTTTCCTTCAATCTCTGCAGTCTTCTCTGAAGGTATTTCTGACTGACTGCCAGTCTTCTGTTGTATGTCTCATGCTGGAAATGTTTTCCCATTCCTCTTCCTTTATATCTACCTCTGTATCTCCCTAAAACAGGAATTATTTAATAATGCCTTTACAACATGTCATGTTTGGagaaatgagccacaccatgagaaaaccaacatagttcatttgtgaccagcattaatccagaccagcctgcgcgtccaagcagtctggtcaggatccatgctcttcgctttcaaagcctattgcaattacagaaaccattagcaaacagcattcATCCTGACCAGACTAAGCAGATGctcaggctagtctggatccatgctggtttcAAAAttcactatgtcggttttctcatggtgtggctcaaatagtCTCAATACAAAATTATGAACAGATAAGCAATTAAATAAATGACCCAGTATTGCACTGGCAAtcatacagaagtcccctactggtgaaAAACTTtcaacagtgacattgacctttgacaacAAGCATGAGTCATATCTTGACACGTTGTCTCagcatggggaacatttctgtgtagcacTAAGACAGTCCATAAACGATACAGAGCAGAAACATTTTctacttgacctttaatagtgaccttgacctttgacctaccagcATAAGTCTTgtatgtgcataatctacatattgccctctattcacattcCGAGCTTTATGAACATAGGTTGAATACTTTTCGAGTAATTGCAGGATCAAGATTTGCAGACGCAGAGATGGATGGACATCATTTCTGAAGTACTCTCCAGTGTTCCaacagtaggggactaataagcaatatatatcaaaatgtaccaTTGTAGAACTTATCAACATTTGCAGTGCCTCATCAGATTTTGTAAATCTTAGTTATCATAATCAAAGGAAAGTTAAGTAACTCTAAAGTTATGAAATTATATACATTAACATACAAGTAAATAGTAACAAAACAGTTTAGGAAAGAATCCTGTAACACAAGCCAGTAACAGGAAGTTGACACAAACAAACAGTTACTGGACTGCAAGGGATGTATGATGTCATTTTATTGTGCCAATGAAACTGATTCAAACAAACAAGTAATTGTTATTGTGTTTAGGTACATAATAATTAACACATACACTGACAATGACGTTCCTTACATGCTTAATTATCACTCCTACCTACAGTGGCGCTCGTACTACACCAATGTGAAAATAACAGGTTGGTCCTGCTAATAACCACTTCAATCCCACCACTGCcatacagttttgtttttgttgggttaacgTTGCACTgactcaattataggtcatatggcgactttccagctttgatgggggatgaagaccccaggtacctctccctgcattatttcatcatgggcgggcacctgggtagaactggTAGAACTAGAACCATCAACCTTTgttaatccagctggatggcttcctcacatgaagaattcaacggtgaacccacatcggtgaggggcaagtgattcgaggtcaacgaccttaaccatgCACACGGCAAGAAAGACCCCCACAGCCATTTAGTATACCATTTACACAGTCAGAAAATTTTAATTGCACTTGcattttttatatacaaatggAACAAGACCAACCAATTATCAGCAACATGAAATACCTCAAGATTATTATCAGCCTATATTCATAGCGAATGATGTAAGAAAATTCTAATATCTGGCTAGACGACACTAAATGAGTGTGAAAAAGTAGTGTGAAAAGTGAATAgacttgaccttggaggtagtaCACAGACTGTGTATGATCAAGGTAAATGGTACAAATTATTTATTACACCACAGTCATGTAGTTCCTTACTGTGATTTGTTCAGAATTCTATGaaatatcaaagagctataaaaataaatagattggcaacttgaaaggcatatagagcaaatctcgccaacctcccgtgacaaaaaaacgagatctcgtttactggAAGTGGCGCTTTTttcacgcgccattttgtatacgaaagcaattattcatcggtaaaataattatcaccgtatggccacgcttctttcgatggcaaaaaaaaacaagaggaccatgatggtcctgaatcgctcacctgtcccaacatgacccagttttgaactgagtatgacgtcgttttttttcttctattatttgacatagtgacctagtttttgagctcatgtgacccccgttttgaatctgacctagatatcaaacaagatgaacattcagaccaactttcatacagatcccatgaaaaatatggcctctaagaggtcacaaggttttttcattatttgacctactgacctattattgatggcacgtgacccagtttcaaatctgacctagatatcaccaaggtgaacattctgaccaattttcatgaagatccgttcaaaagtatggcctctagagaggtcacaaggtttttctatttttagacctaatgacctagtttttgaccgcagctgacccagtttcgaaactgatctagatatcatcaagatgcacattcagaccaactttcatacagatcccatgaaaaatatggcctctagagaggtcacaaggtttttctcttatttgacctactgacctagtttttgaccgcacatgacccagtttcgaacttgacctagatatcatcaaggtgaacattctgaccaattttcatgaagatcttgtgaaaaatatggcttctagagaggtcacaaggtttttctatttttagacctactgacctagtttttaaccacagttgacccagtttcgaacctggcctagatatcatcaagataaacattcagaccaaccttcatacagatcccatgaaaaatatggcctctagagaggtcacaaggttttttcattatttgacctactgacctagttattgatggcacgtgacccagtttcgaatttgacctagatattaccaagtgaacattctgaccaattttaatgaagatccattcaaaagtatgacctctagagaggtcacaaggtttttctatttttagacctaatgacctattttttgatcgcagctgacccagtttcgaacttgacctagatatcatcaagatgaacattcagaccaactttcatacagatcccatggaaaatatggcctctagagaggtcacaaggtttttctattatttgacctactgacctagtttttgatggcaagtgacccagtttcgaacttgacctagatatcatcaagatgaacattctgaccaattttcatgaagatcttgtgaaaaatatggcctctagagaggtcacaaggtttttctatttttagacctactgacctagtttttgaccgcatgtgacccagtttcgaacttgacctagatatcattaatatgaacattctgaccaattttcataaagatcccatgaaaaatgtgacctctagagaggtcacaagcaaaagtttatgcacggacgcacgcacggacgacggacgctgcgtgatcacaaaagctcacactgtcactttgtgacatgtgagctaaaaacgtgtacttcgtgtcttaagaccatttcaaattaaactaattttgttttagaacctaacatgtattttaaatgtagttttaaaggtacaaattgtaactccatgctcgccgatgtttgtttttagtaagataacgccgaatcacgctctgacacgagctcacgcgagattacagccagttgccattctgtgtattttatacttccttggaaatatatacatatatctattaaCATCTTATTATCCCTCTTTCTCATGTAATTAATGTACTCTAAAATAAATACAGTGGGTGGAAACaccattttttataaattagCAGATGTGTCAATACTTCAGCTGAACAGAATTATGGGTGGCACAGGAGAGTTTGTCACAGTTTGAAACTATTTTACACTGACCTACTGCTTTATAAgaaatattgttataattgtaACTAacctcagtgcttgatagtataatataagctatgagtaaaactttaacattacaataagcatattctaagtcgaaaaggggccataattcagtcaaaatgcttgacagagttgcctcctcctttttacagactggggtcatgatggtgaacaagtatgcaaaatatcaaagcaatatctcaatggactttgaaaatatttggggtggtacgcaaacttcaacACTAGTGCGACGCTCACACTCACGCCGAcacgagtaggatagctccactattataacagtcaagctaaaaatgtaatCAAGGGTTTTCACTTCAGCTTCAGATGTGAAAAACACgctgtaggtttttttttttatctgaatagTAAAAGTACCAATACTTATAGCAACATTTTCCAAAATCCTAGGACAATCCAGTCAGTAAACTAAATAATGAGTGACATGACAAGCCATTAATTGACAGAAAACAATTCCACAGTGCCACACAGTGTACCTTTTAAGAGCTTTTGTCAGCACTCTAACTCTCTACTACCTCTATGATTAGACTAACCTCTTCTCATTGACAAGTAGCTGCTGAAACCATATCCTGTGCTCCAATATGATCTGTCTTGATATCTTTGTCTAAAACTTTGGTATCTTCCATGATTGTACAGGTTTCTTCTTTGAAACTTGTAAGACTCACTACCTCGAGATGACAGGAAATGACTCTTTTCACTAGTATCTGAATGCACCTTTTCcatcttgaactttgacctcacTACACGGACGGATGATTGTACTGAATCTGAGCATGGCTGGCCTTTTTTACATCTTTCACTTGCCTTATACAAACTTGCATTTTTCTGCAATCCCTGCTTATTTTCATCAGACAAAGATCTCCTCACCCTTTTTATGGCATATTTAGAAAAGCTTATAAATTTAGCAGGTGTATATGACTGACTTCTCACAAGTTTCTTTTTTGATGATCCTTTCTTTCCTGAAGTCCTTAACCTAGTTATAGAATACTTcgactttttaataaattttgctgGAGTGCTAGTACTCAGCCTCCTCTTTGTAGCACCTGGTACCAGATTGGCAGACCTATTCTTAACAGATGAATTAAGTTGTTCTGTGTTGAAGCTTAATTTCCCAACTTCGTTTAAACTTGTAGAAATGGAATCCATCAATGACTCTCCTGCCTTTCCTGGAGAATGTTTCGTCGGTGACGATGAAACTCTTGTCAACTTATATTTTGACAGTGATACCAGATCACTCTGTGGTTGTTTGAGATCAGGATTCATGGTACTTACAGCAGCTCTAACTTCTGGaacattaacactttgaacaTACAATTTCTCTGAaggtctgttctgttctgtttgaaGACTTGCACCTTTGCTGTAAACATACTTTGAAGGACTCTCAGATTTTTGTGGTgaatatatttgttgttttacaggGCTGCCAAATTTTGTAATAGAACTGTCAGTTTTATGGGTAACATTTTTCTCAAGGGACGACAAGTCACTCCTTTTATTTTCTAAAGCTGTTCTTTTCGGTGGTGAATCGCATATcttactttcagatttctcaattTCACTACTACACTTAGCAGGACCGTGTGTGTGTTTCTCCTGATGGTGAAGATCTGACATGGATTGTCTTTCTGACAGTGTTTTCTTCAATTCTATGATTTTACTGCGCATTTTCTCAATCTTGTCTTTAAGCAAATAGGAATTTGATTCTTTgtgcatttttgtcaaatttcctgAATTTAAAGAAGATTTCATTTGTCCTTCACTTGTATTTAATACAGTAGGCTTTgattttagttttgtttgttttatattttctaaactgaCAGGTTTTTCAGAAGAATTAGTATCTGTTACAGTACTTTTTCTTGAAGGATTTGTCACCGAAATAGCAGCAGCTTTAGAACTATGGTGCGTCAATTCTGAAGACACTGACTGTTTAAACTTAGTTTTTTCACACATTTCCTTGCTATTTATAGACTGTTTTGGAAGGCAAGATTGTTTATTTAATGATGAACAT
Protein-coding sequences here:
- the LOC123549705 gene encoding uncharacterized protein LOC123549705, with the translated sequence MEENKSENEELRKQIQYLTEVIETAKSRGQHSEQKQPRSYHRLPAKYTHHGNVSRSFKPSFHKGASYPGYADWNTRTRKTTNTYTADTSQYLDPPRSNFGSRQPALQYNTKYSKAKPQLLTREGENDKPAATECSSLNKQSCLPKQSINSKEMCEKTKFKQSVSSELTHHSSKAAAISVTNPSRKSTVTDTNSSEKPVSLENIKQTKLKSKPTVLNTSEGQMKSSLNSGNLTKMHKESNSYLLKDKIEKMRSKIIELKKTLSERQSMSDLHHQEKHTHGPAKCSSEIEKSESKICDSPPKRTALENKRSDLSSLEKNVTHKTDSSITKFGSPVKQQIYSPQKSESPSKYVYSKGASLQTEQNRPSEKLYVQSVNVPEVRAAVSTMNPDLKQPQSDLVSLSKYKLTRVSSSPTKHSPGKAGESLMDSISTSLNEVGKLSFNTEQLNSSVKNRSANLVPGATKRRLSTSTPAKFIKKSKYSITRLRTSGKKGSSKKKLVRSQSYTPAKFISFSKYAIKRVRRSLSDENKQGLQKNASLYKASERCKKGQPCSDSVQSSVRVVRSKFKMEKVHSDTSEKSHFLSSRGSESYKFQRRNLYNHGRYQSFRQRYQDRSYWSTGYGFSSYLSMRRGRYRGRYKGRGMGKHFQHETYNRRLAVSQKYLQRRLQRLKETFPFNPRHRLDRRTVVSDLKKPVNFIMINGMLYKSNAKSLMKASTQKTCVTRTSTEVHGPKKKKLDATNMKTVTVRGVKFKVDSHGRSLKRVHQPGPKQGKPDATSSSKASQISRIDIGGVTYMQTKPGTLERVGSVKSRLAATRVVNKTVQRAAAKYKKDNTKIMKKKKYCMFYNRFGKCNRKGSCTYIHDPDKVAVCTRFLRGTCKVKDCPFSHKVSKDKMPVCSYYLKGVCNRDDCPYLHVNVNRDAEICQEFVKGYCPLGEKCKKKHILKCPEFTKTGSCSKGEKCNLQHRRRKRKSQLSEQSTSENSKKPKLFEQPISPASVIVPVEARLSASSSVTGNTQLDKNTVNYENDPEVPFKERKLPAYISLKTNTNKIKEDTVVVLEDTPYLTVKPVMKIRPQL